A stretch of Sinimarinibacterium sp. NLF-5-8 DNA encodes these proteins:
- a CDS encoding DUF1329 domain-containing protein: MTPFKINPAALALTLGSCLCTAPAWAVSAEQIAQLDGDRYSCMGAERAGSDSGVAPYSGKWFKTWPGQSKAHGYEPGPYADEAPLFTITAQNMAQYSAHLSEGQQALFARHPDHYKMHVYPSHRDFKPADWVCDAVKRNAQSAKLSADGLGLEGTTGAHPFPFPTNGLEAIWNVIMPSRAWTEAAVFDVADVFANGRIAWGKWDYKVLSVGNDPNERHSFSDPINGYFLIKILAPSRQKGEINVGYQLNNFSSGTSTQAWQYNPGIRRTRKAPEIGFDYPVPPSGMRTSDDDYIFNGSPDRYSWKLVGKKELYIPYNNFKINDPALKYKDLLTPGTINPEHVRYELHRVWVIEGHLKEGLRHVYKKRVIYADEDTWLAFMGDNYDNRDNLWRVNWIHYFYSQESGTYHRGASVYNDLIADSYEATHLVNEAGNGWWRLNQPMKKNDFTPEAATQQGQ; the protein is encoded by the coding sequence ATGACCCCGTTCAAAATCAACCCCGCAGCCCTGGCCTTAACCCTGGGTAGCTGCTTATGCACTGCGCCCGCTTGGGCGGTCAGTGCCGAACAAATTGCCCAGCTCGATGGCGACCGTTACTCCTGCATGGGCGCCGAGCGCGCGGGCAGCGACTCTGGCGTGGCTCCATACAGCGGCAAGTGGTTCAAAACCTGGCCGGGGCAAAGCAAGGCACACGGCTACGAACCCGGCCCTTATGCCGACGAAGCGCCGCTATTCACCATCACCGCCCAAAACATGGCGCAATACAGCGCGCACTTGAGCGAGGGACAACAAGCCCTGTTTGCGAGGCATCCCGATCATTACAAGATGCATGTTTATCCCAGCCATCGGGATTTCAAACCTGCCGACTGGGTGTGCGATGCGGTCAAAAGAAATGCGCAAAGTGCCAAGCTCAGTGCCGATGGTCTGGGCTTGGAAGGCACCACCGGCGCGCACCCGTTCCCCTTTCCCACCAACGGGCTGGAGGCGATCTGGAACGTGATCATGCCCAGTCGCGCGTGGACTGAGGCCGCCGTTTTTGATGTGGCCGATGTGTTTGCCAATGGCCGTATTGCCTGGGGCAAATGGGATTACAAGGTTTTGAGCGTAGGTAACGATCCGAACGAACGCCATTCATTCAGCGATCCGATCAACGGTTACTTTTTGATCAAAATCCTCGCGCCATCGCGGCAAAAAGGCGAGATCAACGTCGGCTATCAGCTCAACAACTTCAGCAGCGGCACCTCCACCCAAGCCTGGCAATACAACCCCGGCATCCGCCGCACCCGCAAAGCGCCCGAAATCGGCTTTGACTACCCGGTGCCGCCTTCAGGCATGCGCACCTCGGACGACGATTACATTTTTAACGGCTCGCCCGATCGCTATAGCTGGAAGCTGGTCGGCAAAAAAGAGCTGTACATCCCCTATAACAACTTCAAGATCAACGATCCTGCACTCAAATACAAAGACCTGCTCACCCCCGGCACGATTAACCCGGAGCATGTGCGCTACGAGCTGCACCGCGTTTGGGTGATCGAGGGTCACTTAAAAGAAGGGCTGCGCCACGTTTATAAAAAGCGCGTGATCTATGCCGATGAAGACACTTGGCTGGCCTTTATGGGCGACAACTACGACAACCGCGACAACCTGTGGCGGGTGAACTGGATTCACTACTTTTACTCTCAAGAATCCGGCACTTACCACCGAGGCGCCTCGGTTTATAACGATTTGATTGCCGACAGCTACGAGGCCACGCACCTGGTCAACGAAGCCGGTAATGGCTGGTGGCGCTTAAACCAGCCGATGAAGAAAAACGACTTCACCCCCGAAGCCGCCACTCAGCAGGGGCAGTGA
- a CDS encoding cytochrome P450 codes for MSTLVNPSTAAIPHQRSPIPWVGHMFGFARNPYQFVARVAAEKGEIAAFTLLGQRIVLLTGDEASEVFYRASDEVLDQAAAYKLMTPIFGEGLVFDAPLARKNQQLKMLMPSLRADAMRHHAHKIVGEVDELMRQWGDSGQMDLVAQMKQLTINTASHCLLGREFRYELSAEFAQIYHDLEQGVNPLAYHFPNLPIPAFKRRDRARARLQQLVGGIVQKRAQQPVKPNDLFQSLIDGAYDDGTKLSDNEITGMLIATIFAGHHTSSGTAAWVLLELLKHPAVMREVLTELDTVLGDQDDLSFQNVRDLVVLDRVLKEVLRLHPPLIILMRQVKQDIAFKQYTIAAGDMVWACPPITHRLPHLFANPEAFDPSRFGPDRHEDKNLMAYQPFGGGHHKCSGNAFAQFQIKAIFAVLLRRYTFELADPPEHYVDDYTQMIVQPRAPCRVRYQIRSTRAAPPSAPPSAQPSAQPSAQSAPTAADSATASAAGACPFHSSAPSGARVPTFRVVVDRQLCQGHAMCMNEAPEVFNVDANGQLHILKPELTEQAREQVTRAVRYCPNSALKIVEGPTP; via the coding sequence ATGAGCACCCTGGTCAACCCATCCACTGCGGCGATTCCTCACCAGCGCAGCCCGATTCCTTGGGTGGGGCATATGTTTGGATTTGCCCGCAATCCGTATCAGTTTGTGGCGCGCGTAGCCGCCGAAAAAGGTGAGATTGCCGCCTTTACTCTACTCGGCCAGCGCATTGTGCTGCTCACCGGCGATGAGGCCAGTGAAGTGTTTTATCGCGCCAGCGATGAGGTGCTTGATCAAGCCGCCGCTTACAAACTGATGACGCCGATCTTTGGCGAAGGGCTGGTGTTTGATGCGCCGCTGGCGCGCAAAAATCAGCAACTCAAAATGCTGATGCCATCGCTACGCGCCGACGCCATGCGTCATCACGCGCACAAAATCGTCGGTGAAGTCGATGAGCTGATGCGCCAATGGGGCGATAGCGGGCAAATGGATTTGGTGGCGCAAATGAAGCAGCTCACCATCAACACCGCCAGCCATTGCCTGCTGGGGCGTGAGTTTCGCTACGAGCTTTCGGCGGAGTTTGCGCAGATTTATCACGACCTGGAACAAGGCGTAAATCCGCTGGCATACCACTTTCCCAATCTGCCGATTCCGGCCTTTAAGCGCCGCGACCGCGCGCGCGCGCGCCTGCAACAACTGGTGGGCGGCATTGTTCAAAAGCGCGCGCAGCAACCCGTTAAACCCAACGATTTGTTTCAATCGCTGATCGACGGCGCTTATGACGACGGCACCAAACTCAGCGATAACGAAATCACCGGAATGCTGATTGCCACCATTTTTGCCGGCCACCACACCAGCTCCGGCACCGCCGCTTGGGTATTGCTGGAGCTGCTCAAACATCCCGCCGTAATGCGCGAAGTGCTGACCGAGCTGGATACGGTGCTGGGCGATCAAGACGATTTGAGCTTTCAAAATGTGCGCGATTTGGTGGTGCTCGATCGGGTGCTCAAAGAAGTGCTGCGCCTGCATCCACCGCTGATTATTTTGATGCGCCAGGTCAAACAAGACATTGCCTTCAAGCAATACACCATCGCCGCCGGTGACATGGTGTGGGCCTGCCCGCCGATTACCCACCGCCTGCCGCATTTATTTGCCAACCCCGAAGCCTTTGACCCCAGCCGCTTTGGGCCTGACCGCCATGAGGATAAAAACCTGATGGCTTACCAGCCGTTTGGTGGCGGCCACCACAAGTGCTCTGGCAATGCTTTTGCACAGTTCCAGATCAAGGCCATTTTTGCCGTGCTGCTGCGTCGCTACACCTTTGAACTGGCCGATCCGCCAGAACACTATGTGGACGACTACACGCAAATGATTGTGCAGCCGCGCGCGCCCTGCCGCGTGCGCTACCAAATCCGCAGCACGCGCGCAGCACCGCCGTCTGCACCGCCGTCTGCACAGCCGTCTGCACAGCCGTCTGCACAGTCCGCCCCGACTGCCGCCGACTCAGCCACGGCCAGCGCCGCCGGTGCTTGTCCATTTCATAGCTCTGCGCCCAGCGGCGCGCGCGTACCAACCTTTCGGGTGGTGGTGGATCGCCAGCTCTGCCAAGGCCATGCGATGTGCATGAACGAAGCGCCGGAGGTGTTCAACGTTGATGCCAATGGACAGTTGCACATCCTCAAACCAGAGCTCACCGAACAAGCCCGTGAACAAGTCACGCGCGCGGTGCGTTATTGCCCCAACAGTGCGCTCAAGATTGTGGAGGGGCCGACACCATGA
- a CDS encoding EVE domain-containing protein: protein MAYWLMKSEPDVFSIDDLAARPQQTEGWDGVRNYQVRNMFRDQFQPGDLAFFYHSNCTPPGIVGIAKVVSHGYPDATQFDPESDHYDPKSKVEEPRWLQVDVQFVRKFRHSVTLATLKEHADALAGFQVIQKGSRLSVCPVRPEHWAFILKLAEP, encoded by the coding sequence ATGGCCTACTGGCTCATGAAATCCGAACCCGATGTGTTCTCCATCGACGATCTGGCTGCGCGCCCACAACAAACCGAAGGCTGGGACGGCGTGCGCAACTACCAGGTCCGCAACATGTTCCGCGATCAGTTCCAGCCGGGTGATCTGGCGTTTTTCTATCATTCCAACTGCACCCCACCGGGCATCGTCGGCATCGCCAAGGTTGTCTCGCACGGCTATCCGGACGCCACCCAGTTTGACCCCGAATCCGACCACTACGACCCCAAGTCCAAAGTCGAAGAGCCGCGCTGGCTGCAAGTGGATGTGCAGTTCGTTCGCAAATTCAGGCACAGCGTCACCCTCGCCACGCTCAAGGAACACGCAGACGCGCTGGCGGGTTTCCAGGTCATTCAAAAAGGCTCGCGCCTGTCCGTTTGCCCCGTACGCCCCGAACATTGGGCGTTCATCCTCAAACTGGCCGAACCATAA
- a CDS encoding sterol desaturase family protein: MTTTFFTIWGIIFAFDGALIAFLTWAATSDRFAKYRIRSSATYVIKPARKRINTMLNNVLSLCIFAFFVVYMAERALYEGWPAHFTTLLGEVLGVLMLYDVMYYFFHRAMHHRKLMKYVHKIHHQVRYPLADESIYLHPAENIGGLGCLLLAIWILAPISAMSFLIIFFIHSAANIIVHSNLAFPHPAFRLFNFWTRAHDVHHFEVKHNYASIFPFWDQLFGTSKPRSTP, from the coding sequence GTGACAACGACGTTTTTCACTATCTGGGGCATCATTTTCGCGTTCGATGGCGCCCTCATCGCGTTTTTGACCTGGGCGGCCACGTCAGATCGCTTTGCCAAGTACCGTATTCGCAGTTCGGCAACTTACGTCATCAAGCCCGCACGCAAGAGAATCAACACGATGCTCAACAACGTGTTGTCGCTGTGCATTTTTGCGTTTTTTGTGGTGTACATGGCCGAGCGCGCGCTGTATGAAGGCTGGCCCGCGCACTTCACCACACTGCTGGGCGAGGTCTTGGGCGTGCTGATGCTGTATGACGTGATGTATTACTTTTTTCATCGCGCCATGCACCACCGCAAGCTGATGAAGTATGTGCACAAAATCCATCATCAGGTGCGATATCCGTTGGCAGATGAAAGCATTTATCTGCACCCGGCCGAGAACATCGGTGGCCTGGGCTGCCTGCTGCTGGCGATCTGGATTTTGGCGCCGATCAGCGCAATGTCGTTTTTGATCATTTTTTTCATCCACTCTGCGGCCAATATCATCGTCCACAGCAATCTGGCATTTCCGCATCCGGCGTTTCGCCTGTTCAACTTCTGGACACGCGCGCACGATGTGCACCATTTTGAAGTCAAGCACAACTACGCCTCGATCTTCCCGTTCTGGGATCAACTGTTTGGCACATCCAAACCTCGGAGCACGCCATGA
- a CDS encoding SDR family NAD(P)-dependent oxidoreductase — MSRTVLITGGQGFVGRALVDRFADLGFSVICADLNATAHRKDVRYLKLDIRDADAVLAACEGVDSLIHNASLVHTKHNRVEDVWAVNLGGTENLLAACRAHNIPRMVYISSASAVYEGRDIENGDETLPYSTLSQAPYADSKIQAEQKVLAFSGTAQTQCCAIRPHVIFGAGDKRFVQAILDKAAKGQLKRAVGNRDKLSDFTYIDNLVDAVVAAENKLTPGAAVCGQAYFVTNGEPMAFFDFVEDFIVAMGYPPIKGKVPYWLAYGVAAIAEGIDTLKGGTLNAENGLTRFSVRYMVTHHYFNISKARRDLDWAPQVTLAEGIKRTVADLARAA; from the coding sequence ATGAGCCGCACTGTTTTGATTACCGGTGGACAAGGCTTTGTCGGGCGCGCACTGGTGGATCGCTTTGCCGATCTGGGCTTTAGCGTGATCTGCGCCGACCTCAACGCCACCGCGCACCGCAAGGATGTGCGCTATCTGAAGCTGGACATTCGTGATGCCGACGCGGTACTGGCGGCCTGTGAGGGCGTGGACAGCCTTATCCACAACGCCTCACTGGTGCACACCAAGCACAACCGCGTGGAAGATGTGTGGGCGGTGAACCTGGGCGGCACCGAGAATCTGCTGGCCGCCTGTCGCGCGCACAACATCCCGCGCATGGTGTACATCAGCTCCGCCAGTGCGGTGTACGAAGGCCGCGATATTGAAAACGGCGATGAAACCCTGCCCTATTCCACCCTCTCTCAAGCCCCGTATGCCGATAGCAAAATCCAGGCTGAGCAAAAAGTGCTGGCGTTCAGCGGCACGGCGCAAACGCAGTGCTGCGCGATTCGCCCGCATGTGATTTTTGGCGCGGGTGACAAGCGCTTTGTTCAGGCGATTCTGGATAAAGCCGCCAAGGGTCAGCTCAAGCGCGCGGTGGGCAACCGCGACAAACTCTCTGACTTTACCTATATCGACAATCTGGTGGATGCCGTCGTCGCCGCCGAAAACAAACTCACGCCCGGCGCAGCCGTGTGCGGCCAAGCCTACTTTGTCACCAACGGCGAACCGATGGCGTTTTTTGATTTTGTTGAAGATTTCATCGTTGCGATGGGCTATCCGCCAATCAAAGGCAAGGTGCCGTATTGGCTGGCCTATGGGGTTGCCGCCATCGCCGAGGGCATCGACACCCTCAAAGGCGGCACCCTGAACGCCGAAAACGGCCTGACCCGATTCTCGGTGCGCTACATGGTCACCCATCACTACTTCAACATCAGCAAAGCCCGGCGCGATCTGGACTGGGCGCCGCAAGTCACACTGGCCGAAGGCATCAAACGCACCGTCGCTGATCTGGCGCGCGCGGCATAG
- a CDS encoding emopamil-binding family protein: protein MNTATLTSRPAPIPWLPFIRSEVSLLISCFAFVVIAVGQIGAIGVHFFGFDRVTMAYANFWAFDFTLIGMLIVPWLPLPSLHNHTRAQRLDLMVQVWVCTYVAIVFTWEIPWLLLYKHIAVAHDQFWAYQFWAYIDGGDIRYKDPDAQVLFAEFWTCLNGVGALFAIRAWFKSNKTSAAAVFYLMLAAVGHITTSAQYFLTETLTGFPNVDVTVASNFWAKFVFSNCSWMIMPFIVIVWGMGTIKRIYSQNPAR from the coding sequence ATGAACACTGCCACGCTCACATCACGGCCAGCACCAATTCCCTGGCTACCGTTTATCCGCAGTGAAGTGTCTTTGCTGATCAGCTGCTTTGCCTTTGTGGTGATTGCCGTTGGGCAAATTGGCGCCATTGGCGTGCATTTTTTTGGCTTTGATCGCGTCACCATGGCCTATGCCAATTTTTGGGCGTTTGATTTCACCCTCATTGGCATGCTGATTGTGCCGTGGCTGCCGCTACCCAGCCTACACAATCACACGCGCGCGCAGCGATTGGATTTGATGGTGCAAGTCTGGGTTTGCACCTACGTCGCCATCGTCTTCACCTGGGAGATTCCGTGGCTGCTGCTGTACAAACACATCGCCGTGGCGCACGACCAGTTCTGGGCATATCAATTCTGGGCTTACATCGACGGCGGCGATATTCGCTACAAAGACCCCGATGCCCAAGTGCTATTTGCCGAATTCTGGACGTGCTTAAACGGTGTGGGCGCGCTGTTTGCCATCCGCGCCTGGTTTAAAAGCAACAAAACCAGCGCCGCTGCGGTGTTTTATTTAATGCTGGCGGCGGTGGGGCACATCACCACCTCGGCTCAGTATTTTTTAACCGAAACGCTGACGGGTTTTCCGAATGTGGATGTGACCGTGGCCAGTAACTTTTGGGCTAAGTTTGTGTTCTCCAACTGCTCGTGGATGATCATGCCGTTCATTGTCATTGTCTGGGGCATGGGCACCATTAAGCGGATTTACAGCCAAAATCCTGCTCGCTGA
- a CDS encoding multicopper oxidase domain-containing protein translates to MQFGHWALGVVTGAGALMLAACQQGSMATAQSTADPYDIRTMDLTSPPAKVSSERHSGAFAEGAALSMDAYIKPLDPSPVKTVRLDTTHKVIEIAPGVKFSGWTFGDQVPAPTIRARVGDRIKFVMTNRSDEVMPGVGFVAAPMMHSMDFHAAMVAPDDKYRSIAPGQTIEFEFTANYPGVFMFHCGTPMVLEHIAAGMYGALVVEPKEGYPTQVDREYVVVQSEFYAKPDPEGSKVDGQPVYVLDGDNLKKATPTYTVFNGFHNGLVKNPLPAKPGERVRLFVLNVGPSKTSSFHVVGTIFDRVWMDGNPHNEMRGMQTVLLGSSNGAIVEFVIPQEGQYVMVDHHFANASQGAVGIIDARLQPEGAGDVEHHNIPATGTPTDPDAVKGKLDFESKCLACHSIGGGDKLGPDLLGVTKLRDDAWLRAWLKAPEKMLETDPVAQELLKKYNNIPMPNQNLSDAEIDQYMQYFHWADAQPEGTVHSSGGGH, encoded by the coding sequence ATGCAATTTGGACATTGGGCACTGGGGGTCGTCACGGGCGCAGGTGCGCTGATGCTGGCAGCATGCCAGCAGGGCAGTATGGCAACGGCGCAGTCAACCGCTGACCCTTACGATATTCGCACCATGGATTTGACCTCGCCGCCGGCCAAGGTCAGCAGTGAACGCCACAGCGGTGCGTTTGCCGAAGGCGCAGCGCTGAGCATGGATGCCTACATCAAGCCGCTGGATCCGTCGCCAGTCAAAACCGTGCGGCTGGACACCACCCATAAAGTCATTGAAATCGCCCCCGGCGTGAAGTTCAGCGGCTGGACTTTTGGTGATCAGGTGCCCGCGCCCACCATCCGCGCGCGCGTCGGTGATCGGATCAAATTTGTGATGACCAACCGCAGCGATGAAGTCATGCCCGGCGTCGGCTTCGTTGCCGCGCCGATGATGCACTCCATGGACTTTCACGCCGCCATGGTTGCCCCGGACGATAAATATCGTTCCATCGCGCCCGGTCAGACCATCGAGTTCGAGTTCACCGCCAACTATCCCGGCGTATTCATGTTCCACTGCGGCACGCCGATGGTGCTGGAGCACATTGCCGCCGGCATGTATGGCGCGCTGGTGGTGGAGCCCAAAGAGGGCTATCCCACGCAAGTTGATCGCGAATATGTGGTGGTGCAAAGCGAGTTCTACGCCAAACCCGATCCTGAAGGCAGCAAAGTTGATGGCCAGCCGGTCTATGTGCTGGATGGTGACAACCTCAAGAAAGCCACGCCGACCTACACGGTTTTCAACGGCTTTCATAACGGCCTGGTGAAAAACCCGCTGCCGGCCAAACCGGGCGAGCGTGTGCGCTTGTTTGTGCTCAACGTCGGCCCCAGCAAAACCTCCAGCTTTCACGTCGTCGGCACGATCTTTGATCGGGTGTGGATGGACGGCAATCCGCACAATGAAATGCGCGGCATGCAGACCGTGCTGCTGGGTTCTTCCAACGGTGCGATCGTAGAGTTTGTGATTCCGCAGGAAGGCCAATATGTGATGGTCGATCACCACTTTGCCAACGCCTCACAAGGCGCAGTGGGCATCATCGATGCGCGTCTCCAGCCTGAAGGCGCGGGCGATGTGGAGCACCACAACATTCCCGCCACCGGCACCCCCACCGATCCGGATGCGGTCAAAGGCAAGCTCGACTTTGAAAGCAAGTGTTTGGCCTGCCACTCCATTGGCGGCGGTGACAAACTCGGCCCCGATCTGCTGGGTGTCACCAAGCTGCGGGACGATGCTTGGCTGCGGGCTTGGCTCAAGGCACCCGAAAAAATGCTGGAAACCGATCCGGTGGCGCAGGAGTTGTTGAAGAAATACAACAACATTCCGATGCCCAACCAAAACCTCAGCGATGCTGAAATTGACCAGTACATGCAGTACTTCCACTGGGCCGATGCCCAGCCCGAAGGTACGGTACACAGCAGCGGCGGCGGGCACTAA
- a CDS encoding VOC family protein, whose translation MIGYTTVGTHNLEKAGAFYDALLADYGAKRFMDTARIIVWFAQPGTPGFSVCLPFDGQPASIGNGVMVALAAKDRAQVDAIYAKAISLGATDEGAPGERMPGFYAGYFRDLDGNKLNVFFMG comes from the coding sequence ATGATTGGCTACACCACTGTCGGCACCCACAATCTTGAAAAAGCCGGCGCGTTTTACGATGCCCTACTCGCAGATTACGGTGCTAAGCGCTTTATGGACACCGCGCGCATCATCGTCTGGTTTGCCCAGCCCGGCACTCCTGGTTTTTCGGTTTGCCTGCCGTTTGACGGCCAACCCGCCAGCATCGGCAACGGCGTCATGGTCGCGCTCGCCGCCAAAGACCGCGCGCAGGTCGATGCCATCTACGCCAAGGCCATCAGCCTCGGCGCCACCGACGAAGGCGCACCCGGCGAACGGATGCCCGGCTTCTACGCCGGCTATTTCCGCGATCTGGACGGCAACAAGCTCAATGTGTTTTTCATGGGCTGA
- a CDS encoding cell division protein ZapA, translated as MSSPLKPADPLSVTVRIMGKEYTVVCPQEEHEALVRSADYLNDRMTSIRRRGKALGTEKIAVMAALNIARELLESHGDGSTPGVGPEAAQRLRQMSLEIDSALQPETRN; from the coding sequence ATGAGCAGCCCTCTCAAACCCGCCGATCCGCTCAGCGTGACCGTCCGCATCATGGGCAAGGAATACACCGTGGTCTGCCCGCAGGAGGAGCATGAAGCACTGGTGCGCTCGGCAGACTATCTCAACGATCGCATGACCAGCATCCGGCGGCGCGGCAAAGCACTCGGCACCGAAAAAATCGCCGTCATGGCTGCGCTGAATATTGCCCGTGAGCTGCTTGAATCCCACGGTGACGGCAGCACCCCCGGCGTCGGGCCGGAAGCCGCACAGCGGTTGCGCCAGATGTCGCTTGAGATCGACTCGGCGCTGCAGCCCGAAACCAGAAACTGA
- a CDS encoding DUF1302 domain-containing protein — MSTAPFVLLIGACGGFFLPAQAAELELGEVTAKYTLTASYAAAWRIESPDARIIDAPGDPRIPVSDKLKYPQSNNFDDGDRNFDRWDMVNNRISLLGDVELSWQNYGVLLRGDTFYDFAYHGKNANTAPDRLNTDQQPPNTFTRDAQHYSGQRSRLLDAYAYAYWRFDNDMALSIKAGRHIAAWGQSLFFSGVALAQSTADATRSTIPGVDVKSILLPTDQISMRFTVLEGLTLLGQYQFEFKPFEIDPVGTFYSVTDVVGPGRQFAYGFLNPLFLDTLGNFNLTDLNDVAGIVETIDSVVDGRLNTGALTSFLSSLGALPVPVSLPGLGINPLRAPEGINPMYGGEDRPRSAQYGAGLLYTLTDTTEVGAYYLRYHQKTPAPTMRFGKLVIIPGQALAPGLSIPDLTTQELGLSVPEVYIVKYFDNVDLYALSISTMLWGVNVGGELIRRQGVDVLLDLDEGINGIIPTPTRANTTQALVNGIFTFRPPWFFDAIAMVGELGYIRADGITPQPSHEGINAGQTSANLTADREAWAFAALAFFDRANVLDGWDMRIPLSFQMALKGRSPLAGAFGSLFDQGDIRVGAGIELTYLQRFTVGLNYSGFTGRAPHFFDRPLQDRDTIGINLKYNIF, encoded by the coding sequence ATGAGCACAGCGCCCTTTGTACTACTCATCGGGGCTTGTGGCGGGTTTTTTTTGCCCGCGCAAGCCGCCGAACTGGAACTGGGCGAGGTGACCGCCAAATACACCCTCACTGCCAGCTACGCTGCGGCCTGGCGTATTGAATCTCCTGATGCGCGCATCATCGACGCCCCCGGTGATCCGCGTATTCCCGTTTCAGACAAGCTCAAATATCCACAGTCCAATAACTTTGACGATGGCGATCGCAATTTTGACCGCTGGGATATGGTCAACAATCGCATCTCCTTGCTAGGCGATGTGGAGCTGAGCTGGCAAAACTACGGCGTGCTGCTGCGCGGCGATACGTTTTATGACTTTGCCTATCACGGCAAAAACGCCAATACCGCACCTGATCGCCTCAACACCGATCAGCAACCGCCGAATACATTCACCCGTGATGCCCAGCATTACAGCGGCCAGCGCAGCCGCTTGCTGGATGCTTACGCCTATGCGTATTGGCGCTTTGATAACGATATGGCGCTGTCGATCAAAGCCGGTCGCCATATCGCCGCCTGGGGACAAAGCCTGTTTTTCTCAGGCGTGGCTTTGGCGCAATCCACCGCCGACGCCACGCGCTCCACCATCCCTGGGGTGGACGTTAAAAGCATTTTGCTGCCCACCGATCAAATCTCGATGCGTTTTACCGTGCTCGAAGGCTTGACCTTGCTCGGCCAGTATCAGTTTGAGTTCAAGCCGTTTGAGATTGATCCGGTGGGGACGTTTTACTCGGTCACTGATGTGGTCGGGCCTGGCCGCCAGTTTGCCTATGGGTTTTTAAATCCGCTGTTTCTGGACACCCTCGGCAACTTTAATTTGACTGATTTGAATGATGTTGCCGGGATTGTTGAAACCATTGATTCGGTCGTCGATGGCCGTCTCAACACTGGCGCGCTGACGTCATTTTTAAGCAGCCTCGGCGCGCTGCCAGTGCCGGTTTCACTGCCGGGACTGGGCATCAACCCCCTGCGCGCGCCGGAAGGCATCAACCCCATGTATGGCGGCGAAGATCGGCCGCGCAGCGCGCAGTACGGCGCGGGTTTGCTGTATACGCTGACCGATACCACCGAGGTCGGTGCGTATTACCTGCGGTATCACCAAAAAACGCCGGCGCCGACGATGCGGTTTGGCAAGCTGGTGATCATCCCCGGCCAGGCGCTTGCACCCGGCCTGAGCATTCCCGATCTCACCACACAAGAGCTGGGTCTGAGCGTGCCTGAGGTTTATATCGTCAAATACTTTGACAACGTAGACCTGTACGCCCTGAGCATTTCAACCATGCTGTGGGGCGTGAACGTCGGCGGTGAATTGATTCGCAGGCAAGGCGTGGATGTGCTGCTTGATCTTGACGAAGGCATTAACGGCATCATTCCCACGCCCACGCGCGCGAACACCACGCAAGCGTTGGTCAACGGCATTTTTACCTTTCGCCCCCCGTGGTTTTTCGACGCCATCGCCATGGTCGGTGAGCTGGGTTACATCCGCGCCGACGGCATCACACCGCAGCCCAGCCACGAGGGCATTAATGCCGGGCAAACCTCGGCCAATCTCACCGCCGATCGTGAAGCTTGGGCATTCGCGGCGCTGGCCTTTTTTGATCGCGCCAATGTGCTGGATGGCTGGGATATGCGCATCCCGCTGTCATTTCAAATGGCGCTCAAAGGGCGCTCTCCGCTGGCCGGTGCGTTTGGTTCGTTATTCGATCAAGGTGATATTCGCGTTGGCGCTGGCATTGAGCTGACGTATTTGCAGCGCTTTACCGTGGGACTCAATTACAGCGGCTTTACCGGGCGCGCGCCTCACTTTTTTGACCGTCCCTTACAAGACCGCGACACCATTGGAATCAATCTGAAATACAACATTTTTTAG
- a CDS encoding 5-formyltetrahydrofolate cyclo-ligase, translating into MSPAQKNAAAARALRHLQGLRMWQHARHIGLYLAYASETPTDTLIALAHQQHKQVYVPRITGEGLMQMHELRAHDPCHRNGYGIREPRITRPIRPLRQLDLLLIPLIGFDPNGYRLGTGGGFYDRYLARRVGHHPPCIGWAFHLQLIPAVPRAPWDQPLDGIITERGMQWPTGS; encoded by the coding sequence TTGTCGCCCGCCCAAAAAAACGCTGCCGCCGCGCGCGCGCTGCGCCATCTGCAAGGGTTGCGCATGTGGCAACACGCACGGCATATCGGTCTTTACCTCGCGTATGCCAGCGAAACCCCCACGGATACGCTGATCGCCCTTGCCCACCAGCAGCACAAGCAGGTCTATGTGCCACGCATCACCGGCGAAGGGCTGATGCAGATGCACGAGCTGCGCGCTCACGATCCGTGTCACCGCAATGGTTACGGCATCCGCGAACCACGGATCACCCGTCCGATCCGACCGCTGCGCCAACTGGATTTATTGCTGATCCCGCTGATCGGCTTTGATCCGAATGGATACCGGCTCGGCACAGGCGGCGGATTTTACGATCGTTATCTTGCCCGCCGAGTCGGACACCATCCACCCTGCATCGGCTGGGCATTTCATCTCCAACTCATTCCCGCCGTCCCACGAGCCCCCTGGGATCAACCACTCGACGGCATCATCACCGAACGAGGTATGCAATGGCCTACTGGCTCATGA